From the Polaribacter gangjinensis genome, the window AATATGGATTTTCGGCTATTGGTTATGACAGAATCAATAAAACCGATGTTGATATTTTTACACTTGGCTTTAAAAGACGTGGTGTTTGGTGGATGGGAGACAACCTAGAAAAAGATTCAGGTTTGTTTGATAAACAGTTGGAAGACAACATTAAAAACATCCGAATTTATTGCGAAAAAACAGGATTACCACCTTGGCATGGGCCTAAAAGAGAAGGTTTTTTCAGATATTTTGTAGTAAGAAAATCATTCAAAACCAATCAGTTATTATTCAATTTAGTAACAACTTCTAGTGGATTGGATCAATTTTCCATGTCAAAATTCATTGATTTCTTGTTGAGCATTTTTGGAGAACGCATGGCAGGTTTAATTCATACCATCAATGATGAAACTGGTGATAGAACTATTGCAACTACTGGAAGTGAAAAACTGGTTTACGGAAATGAAAAAATTGTAGAAGAATTGTTGGGACTGCAATTTGAAATCAGCATGAAAAGCTTTTTTCAGACCAATCCAAAAGCCGCTGAAAAGTTATATAGCAAAGTGGTTGATTATGTATTGGAAGATCAAACCAAAGTTGACAATACAGTTGTCATGGATTTGTTTTGTGGCACAGGAACTATTGGTCAAATTGTCGCAGCAAAAAGCAATAATGCCAAAATTATTGGTGTAGATATCATTGCATCTGCCATTGAAGATGCTAAAAAAAATGCAAAAAGAAATAAAATTGAAGGTCTGCAATTTTTTGCGGCTGATGTGGGTAAATTTTTAACTGCACATCCTGAATATGCCAATAAAATCAAAACCATCATTTTAGATCCTGCTAGGGCTGGAATTATGCCAAAAACATTGCAAAAAATTATTGATTTAAATGCAGACAGAATGGTTTATGTTTCTTGCAATCCCGCAACACAAGCAAGAGATACTGCTTTGTTGAGAGATGCTGGTTATGCACTAAAAAAGATTAGTTTGGTTGATCAATTTCCGCACACCGCACATATTGAAACGGTAGCATTATTTGAAAAAAAGTAGTGCTTTTTAAAAGCTTTTTAAAGTAAAACCGAAAGACAAAAACTGATCTTCTTGTTTTTGATTTTCAATTACCAAGCTTTCGGAAGTATGCAAATAGCTAATTTTGAAATTTAAGTATTTCCAAATAGGCAATTCTGCACTGACATCTGCTTGCCAACGATAATTTTTATAATCTTGAAATGAAGGTTGAAAATAACTTTCATGATTCAAAATCAATTTCTTTTTAAATAGATAGTATTTTCCATTCAACCAAATCGTTCCACGCCAAGTGTTTATGGTCGAATTTCCATTATATTCAGGACGAGTAAAATTGGTTTTATTAAAATTTGTTTGTTCGTATTCGCTTGATAAAGAAACTTTTAACCAATTCGTTTTATCGTTAAACACCTGAAAAGTGAGTCCTGCCCCAAAAAGATACCGTACATCAATTTCTCGTCTAAAATTGGTACTTACAAATCCCAAAAGCAATGGATATATTTTTTTATCCGTATTAAAGTATAAAAAGTTCAAACTCAAAATATCTTCATCCGCTTTTACTTTTCCGAATTCTTGATACACATACGAATTGGTCGTTTTAAAAACGCTGTTTTTAAACGGAATCACACTTCCTTCTGCTTTGGCTCTAAAAATAACGGTTTGCACATTACCACCTTGCCAAAATCCTGTCAAAGACAATTGTCCTTTTATTTTAAGAGTGTCACTTTCATTGAGTTGCCCAAAAATAAAAATGGGAAATAAGAGGAAACATAACAAACACTTTTTCATAAACATTGTTTTAAAAATCCTATTTTCTTTTACTTTTCAAAGATATTTAATTTTAAAAAAGATATTCTAATTAGTTTCGTAAAGTTTTTTCATCAAAAGCGACTATCAAAATGAAAACTAATCAACTATTTTTTTTAGTATATTTGATTGTTTTCATAAACATCAAAAATCCATAAAATTATCATGAAAAATTTCACTTCTTCTCTCCTATTCTCAGTTGTTATTTTTTTGGTTTCTTGTGAAAAAAATGACGGAATTGGTTTAGACCCAACTACTGCAGATGAAATCAATCATTTTATATGGAAAGGCATGAATACCTATTATTTGTGGCAAGAAGATGTTCCTGTTTTAGCCGATAATCGTTTTGGAAATTTAGGAGAATTGTATGCTTATTTCAGAGGATTTTCTTCTCCTGAATCGGTTTTTGAAAGTTTGCGTTTTCAACCTGAATTGACAGATCGTTTTTCGGTAATTGTTGATGATTATGTGGCTTTAGAAAACTCTTTTCAAGGAATTACATTGAACAGTGGAATGGAATTTGGATTGGTAAGATATGTCAATTCGAACACCAATATTTTTTGTTATGTGCGTTATGTGCTACCAAATTCGGATGCTGCAACCAAAGGCATTCAAAGAGGGATGATTTTTACAACTGTTAATGGAACTCAACTTACAGACACCAATTTTGGGAATTTATTGTTCAATGATTCACCCAATTATACCATAGGTTTTGCCAATTATAATAACGGAAATCCAACTTCAAATGGTATTTCAATTTCATTAAATAAAGCACAATTGCAAGAAAATCCTGTGGCTATTTCAAAAATAATTACTGAGGGAACTAAAAAAATTGGGTATTTATTATACAATCAATTTTCAAGTTCTTTTGACGGACAATTGAATGCTGCTTTTGCCAATTTTAAAACACAAAATATTGATGAATTGATTGTTGATTTGCGCTATAATGGTGGTGGATCTGTACAAACAGCTACCTATTTAGGTAGTATGATAACTGGCCAATTTAATGGGCAATTGTACTCAAAAGAAATTTGGAATAGCAGAGTAATGAATGCGCTACCTGCAAGTCGTTTTGTAAATAATTTCACCAATCAAATCAGAAATGTGGATAGCAATGGGAATGTTACTCTCAATGAAAGCATCAATAGTTTAGGAATGACAAAAGTATATTTTATAGTTTCTAGCAGTACAGCTTCTGCATCAGAATTGGTGATCAATTCATTAAGTGCCTATATTGATGTGTATTTAGTTGGTAGAAAAACTGTAGGAAAACAAGTAGGCTCCATCACTTTATATGATTCTGAAAATTTGCTAAGAAATGGCAAAAACTTAAACAATAAGCATGCATATGCAATTCAACCTATTGTTTTGGAAATCAGTAATAAAGACAATCAAAATCATCCAGAAGGATTTACGCCAGGTACAAGTTTACCAGGAATTGAATTGGCTGAAAATTTCGGGAATTTAGGTGTTTTAGGTGAACGCTCTGATCCATTGTTAGATAGAACAATTACCTATATTTTGACAGGAGCAAAATCCTCTTTTGATTTAAAAATTCAACCTTTTCAGGATGAAATTTTCAATTCGAAATTGGCTTCGCCTACCAGTAATAATATGTATGTTGAATTAAAGTAGCTAGTCAGTAGACAGTAGATAGTAGACAGTATCAAATAAGGATATTTTAAGAATTAAAACATCAAAAATTCTAAAACAATAGAAACTTTCAAACGCTTAAAGCCTTATCGTTGTTGCAATTCTTCCTTAGGTAAAACATCAGGTCTAAATTCGCTCATCAATTCTTCGCGTTTTGATTTTGCATAATCATATCCAGATTCCCACCATTTACTCATCAATTTTTGATCAAAAATCAACGAATTTGTAGTTAAAATGGTAGGTGTATAATACAAATTGAGTTTTACGTCTTTGCTATTTGCAGCTAATTTTCCAATAGTGATATTGTGTTTTTCAACATGAGCTAACATAAATTCGAATACATCAAACAACAATGAAAACGGATTTTTTGACGGAATTCTATTAATCTGACTTACTTCTGTCTCTAAAATAATAGCATCTATTTCTGTTGCTCCATTTAAAATTGCCTGTCTTATTGGCACTAAAGCGCCAAAACCTCCATCAGCATATTGCTGTCTGTTTTTTTCTAACAAACTCATAAAAGGAACATAATTGCAAGAGCCCCAAATCCAATCGCAAAAATCTTCGTACGTACAATCATTGCTCGATTTGTATTCTATTTGATTGGCTGTCAGGTTAGAAACGGTTACAATTACTTCTTTTTGATTGTTTTTTATACTTTCAAACATTTCTCTAGTGACATTCTCTTTAATCAGTTTTCGTAAATTTTTGCTTTCACCAAATGTTTTTCGTCCGTTTAAAAAATTCCAAAGTGTATTTAAATGATTGATGGTAACCACATTTTCACCTCCTACTTTTTTAATCACAAAAGGATTGTTGCTAAAAATGGATTCTTGGCGCACATTGGTATATAAAAATTTCAATTCATCTAACATCCCTAAAGCCAAATGCGAAACCATCAAGCTACCTGTTGATGTTCCTAAAAAAAGATCGTAATGACGATGTTCTTTGGTCATTAAATATTGTGCAACGCCACCAGCAAATGCGCCTTTACTTCCTCCACCAGAAATTACCAATGCTTTTTTCATGAACAACAAATGATTTTAAGTATTTTAGTCCTATAAAATTATCAAAAATGAAATCAATATTCCTATTTATTTTCACTTTCCTTTTACTAACTGCTTGTCAGCAAAATTATATTCCAAGAAATTCGATAACTATAAAAATTGATGAATTTAAACAAGACAGCACAAGTATCAGAGCAATTATCGCAATTAATTCGAATACAGTGCATTATGCAGGATCAAATGGTGATATTGGTTTTACGAAAGATGCCGGAAAAACATGGACTGTAAAAAAAATAGTATTTCAAGATTCTATTAAACCACATTTTAGAAGTTTAGCTACCAATGGAAACTCGATTTTTGCACTTTCAATTGCAAATCCTGCATTGTTGTATAAAATTAAAAATGATGAAAGTAAATTGGTATATCAAGAAAATCACGAACGTGTTTTTTATGATGCTTTGCAATTTTTTGAAGACGGAATTCACGGAATTGCTGTTGGTGATCCAACAGAAAATTGCGCTTCTATTATTATTACAAGTGATGGTGGACAAACTTGGCAAAAGATTTCTTGTGATAAATTGCCATTTTTTGATAAGGAAGAAGCATTTTTTGCAGCAAGCAATACCAATATCAAAACTTTAGGAAAAAAAGTTTGGATTGGTTCTGGAGGAAAAAAAGCACGGATTTTATTTTCCGATAATTATGGTGAAACTTGGCAGATTTTTAACACGCCAATTATACAAGGAAATGGACCTCAAGGAATTTATTCTATTGACTTTTTTGATGAAAAAACTGGGATTGCAATAGGTGGAAATTACGCAAAACCAACTGAGAATTATGCCAATATTGCCACAACATCTGATGGAGGAAAAACGTGGAAGGTGGTTGCTAATGGAAAAAATGCAGGCTATAAAAGTTGTGTACAATACATTCCTGATACTCAAGGAAAAGAATTGTTAGCAGTTGGAATTACTGGAATTTCTTTTTCAAATGATGGAGGAAATTCTTGGAAAAAAATTAGTGATGAACAATATTATAGCATCCAATTTATAGATAAAAACACAGCTTGGTTGTCTGGAGCCCAAAAAATTGGTAAATTGAGCATTCATTAATCTCTACTTAGATTTTTAAAAAATGATTGATAAACAACATCTTATTAACCGATTTTTATCTTATGTGGTCATAGACACCACTTCAGATCCTGAAAATTCAGCATTTCCTAGTACTGAAAAGCAATGGGTTTTGGCAAAAATGCTCGAAAAAGAACTTATTAAAATCGGAATGCAAGAAGTGGAATTGGATGAAAACTGCTATCTCATGGCAACTTTGCCTAGCAATATTTCAGAAAATGTTCCAATAATTGGTTTTATTTCTCATATAGATACGAGTCCTGATTTTTCTGGAACAAACGTGAATCCACAAATTATTGAGAATTATCAGGGAAATGACATCATTATCAATGAAGCTGAAAACATCATTTTATCTCCTAATTATTTCGAAGATTTACAAGAATATATTGGACAAACAATCATCACAACTGATGGTACTACCTTATTAGGTGCAGATGATAAAGCAGGTATTACAGAGATTGTAACAGCCATGGAATATTTGATGCAACATCCTGAAATCAAACACGGAAAAATCAGAATTTGTTTTACTCCTGATGAAGAAGTTGGTAAAGGAGCTCATTTATTTGATGTTGAAAAATTCGGAGCAGATTGGGCGTATACTATGGATGGAAGTCAAATTGGGGAATTGGAATATGAAAATTTCAACGCAGCTAGTGCAGTTGTAACCATCAAAGGAAAAATGGTGCATCCTGGCTATGCAAAAGGGAAAATGATCAATTCTTTATTGTTAGCTACCGATTTTATAAATGCATTACCAACACTTGAAATTCCCGGAAAAACAGAGGGTTATGAAGGTTTTTTTCATTTGCATGATGTAACTGGTTCAGTTGAAGAAACGAAATTAGAATTTATCATTAGAGATCACGATTTTGATCAATTTGAAGAACGAAAATATTTGTTGCAAAAAATTGCTTTTGATATGAATGAACAATTTCAAAATACGGTGGTTTTGGTCGATATCAAAAATCAGTATTTCAATATGAAAAAGATGATTACTCCAGTAATGCACATTGTTGATATTGCTGAAGAAGTAATGATTGACCTTGGAATTCAGCCAATTATCAAGCCAATTAGAGGAGGAACAGATGGTTCACAATTGTCTTTTAAAGGATTGCCTTGCCCCAATATTTTTGCAGGAGGTCATAATTTTCATGGTCGCTATGAATATGTGCCTGTAGAATCGATGATCAAAGCAACAGAAGTTATCATTGGAATTGCCCAAAAAGTAGCTGAAAAATATGGATAAAAAAATCTCCAGAAAGAACTTCTGGAGATGGAAAAGTAGTAACTACTTAAAGTTTATACTATATATCTAAAATAGACCCCCTAATTTCTATTTTAAAAAGTAAAACTCTGCAATTTTAGTGAATATTTATCTAAAAAAAAAATATGTCATGAAAGTTCAGGGTTTTTCCCCTTTACATCTCGGTAAAAACCCTTAAAAACTTCAAAATCTTTTTCCATATTATCAGTGGTATAGTAAGGTTCAGAAATTTTTATACGCTTATTTTCAAAATCTAACGTTGCCATAACAATAGGTACTTTTGCTCCTTTTGCAATGTAATAAAAACCTGTTTTCCATTCTGTTACTTTTTTTCTAGTTCCTTCTGGAGACAATCCCAATCTGAATTCTTCTTTTGAATTAAAAATATCAACAATGGCATCAACCAATTTATTATTTTTTGAGCGATCAACAGGAGTGCCTCCTAATGCTCTAAAAATAAATCCAAAAGGTCCTTTAAAAAGAGAATCTTTACCAATATAATTTATCATAATTCCCGAGCTCATCCTAGCTAAAATTGCAATAGGAAAGTCAACCCAGCTTGTGTGAGGTGCAGCAATTACAACATATTTTTTTAAATGAGTTGGAAAATTGGTATCCATTTTCCAACCTAAAATGTTAAAAAAGATAAAACCTGCAAATCGTTTCATGATGTCTGATAAAAGTGATAAATTTATGAACTTAAATTGACATGATGAACGCATTTTTTACTTATACTCTTACAGCCCTGATTTTTGGTGTAATAGGTTTTTTTATCGGAAAATTAATAGGAAAACTTCATTTCGAAACTTCTAAAACGTTACTAGAAAAAGAGAAATCCTCTTTAGAAGAACGCATCATTTCAGAACAAAAAAATGCAAATGCAAAAGAGCAAGAGAAAAACGTTTTGGCAGATGCGTATAAAAAATTACAAGAAGAAAAGGAATTTTTACTGACTGTAAAAACTCGTCAGGAATCAGATTTGGATAATTTACAAACTAAACTCAATGAGCAAAAAGTTGAAATAGAAAAGCTTCAGGAAAAATTCACCAAAGAATTTGAAAACTTAGCCAACAAAATATTGGATGAAAAATCCAGCAAATTCACACTTCAAAATAAAGAAAACTTAGAAACTATTTTACATCCTTTGCAAGAAAAAATCAAAGGCTTTGAAGATAAAGTAGAAAAAACACACAAAGAAAGTATTGATTATCATGCAGCTTTGCGTCAACAAATCGTAGGTTTGAAAGAATTGAATCAGCAAATGAGTAAAGAAACATTGAATTTGACAAAAGCCCTAAAAGGCGATAGTAAAGTTCAAGGTGATTGGGGTGAAACTCAATTGGAAATTTTGTTAGAAAAAGCAAACCTTACCAAAGACATTCACTTTACCACACAAGGAGGATATAGAGATGAAGATGGGAAATTAAAAAAGCCCGATTTTATCATCAATTTGCCCAATGAACGACATTTAATTATAGACTCTAAAGTGTCATTAACAGCTTACGAAAGGTATTATAGTGCTGAAAACGAAGAGGATAAATCACTATATTTAAAAAATCATGTAGAAAGTATTCGCAAACATTTTAAAGATTTGAGCGAAAAGAAATACGAAAAATTATATGACATCAATTCACCAGATTATGTGTTGATGTTTGTTCCGATTGAACCTGCTTATTTATTGGCTTTAAGTAAAAGTGATAGTTTGTATTTAGAGGCATTAGATAAAAATATTGTCTTGGTTTCAACTTCTACTTTATTAGCTACTTTGAGTACGATTTCTTCTATGTGGAGACAAGAAAACCAAAAACGAAATGTCATTGAAATTGCCAGACAAGCTGGTGCTTTGTATGATCAATTTGTAAACTTAACCGAAGATTTGATTAAAGTTGGTAATCAATTAAAAACAGTTCAAGGAACTTACGATGTTTCTATGAAAAAACTTACAGGAAGAGGTAACTTAATTAGTAAAGTGGAGAATATCAAACAATTAGGCGCAACTGCTTCAAAAAGTTTGCCTCAAAATTTATTAGACAGAGCTTTAGAAAATCAATAATAAAAAATTAAAATCCTGCTAGGTTTTCAATACCTTTTTGGATTCTTTTCGTATAAAAAAAGGCATCAAAAATTTGATGCCTTTTTAATTTTATGTTGTAAAAATTACATTACAAATAATCTTCGTGCACTCATCATATCAGAAACACGTTCTCCAATATCATGCAATGCAGCCTCATTATCAGCATTTTGAATTGATTCGTCAATAAAATCAACAATTTTTACCATGTCATCTTCTTTCAACCCACGAGTGGTAACAGCAGGAGTACCAACACGAATTCCTGAAGTAATAAAAGGACTCTTATCATCAAAAGGAACCATATTTTTATTTACGGTAATATCTGCCTTACCAAGAGCAATTTCTGCATCTTTTCCTGAAATATTTTTGTTGTGCAAATCAATCAACATACAGTGGTTGTCTGTTCCTCCAGAAATTAAATGATAGCCTCTTGAAACAAATTCTGCTGCCATTTTAGCCGCATTTTTCTTCACTTGAATCTGATATTCTAAAAATTCATCTGTCAAAGCCTCCCCAAAAGCCACTGCTTTTGCAGCTATTACATGCTCTAAAGGTCCTCCTTGATTTCCTGGGAAAACAGCCGAATTTAACAAGGTTGATATTTTTTTAGGTGTTCCGTTTTTCAATAAATCACCAAAGGTATTTTCAAAATCTTCACCAACCATTATCATTCCTCCTCTTGGACCTCTCAATGTTTTGTGCGTTGTTGTTGTAACAATATGGCAATGCGGAATTGGATCATTCAAAATTCCCTTTGCAATCAATCCTGCAGGATGTGAAATATCTGCCATCAAAATAGCACCAACACTGTCTGCAATTTCCCTAAAACGTTTAAAATCCATGTCTCTTGAATATGCAGAGGCACCAGCTATGATTAATTTTGGTTTTTCGATTGCTGCGATTTCTTGAATTTTATCATAATTCAAAACTCCTGTTTCTCTCTCAACACCATAAAAAGATGGTTTGTATAATTTTCCAGAAAAGTTTACAGGCGAACCGTGTGTTAAATGTCCTCCATGAGACAAATCAAATCCTAAAATTTTATCACCAGGATTTAAACAAGCTGCAAAAACAGCCGTATTTGCTTGCGATCCAGAGTGTGGCTGTACATTTACATACGAAGCTCCAAATAATTCTTTGGCTCTGTCAATAGCAATTTGTTCTACAATATCCACAATTTCACAACCTCCATAATATCTTTTTTCAGGATATCCTTCAGCATATTTATTGGTCAATACAGACCCTTGAGCTCTCATTACTTGGTCGCTTACAAAATTTTCAGAAGCGATTAATTCTAATCCATGTAGTTGTCTTTCATTTTCTTGCTCTATAAGGTCGAAAATTTGATGATCTAATTGCATTTGTTTGTTTTTAAAAAGAAGTTACAAAAATAAGAAAAAGGAATTCGTTGAGAAATATGTTTTATGGATGTTTTTAACATTTTATCAATAATTATTTGAATCCAACTAAAGTCTTGTTAAATTTAAATTTTTCATGATTTTTTTGTTTTAAAATGTCAAAAAATTATGTAGGTTTGAAAAAATATTATTTCAATAAAATGATTATAACCGCAAATAACCCCAATAGAAAATCTTGGTTGAAAGTTGAACCAGATTCTGATTTCCCTATTCAAAACATTCCTTTTGGTGTTTTTATCACTAGAGATGATATCATCACTATTGGAAGTAGAATTGGTGATTATGCAATTGATTTGGGGGCTTTTCATCAATTAGGCTATTTTGATGGTATTCCGTTAACAGACGATATGTTTTTACAAGATAATTTGAATGATTTTATAGCAGATGGTCGTAAAACTTGGCGTTTGGTAAGGAATAGAATTGCCGAAGTTTTTGATGTAAAAAACGGAATTTTAAGAGACAATGCTGATCATAAAGACAAAATCATCTTTAGGATGGATGAAATTGAAATGTTATTGCCAGTTGCCATTGGCGATTATACCGATTTTTATGCTAGCAAAGAACACGCAACCAATGTAGGTTCGCTGTTTAGAGATCCTGAAAATGCATTGTTGCCAAATTGGTTGCACATTCCTATTGGATATCATGGAAGAAGTTCATCAATTGTTCCTTCAGGAACTCCCATCAGAAGACCTTACGGACAAACAAAACCTGCAGAAGGTAGTAACACACCTGGATTTGGTCCTACAAAATTGTTGGATTTTGAATTGGAAATGGCGTTTATCACTACTGATGCTAATGTTTTAGGAGAACGAATTGATATTGACGAAGCAGAAGAATATATTTTTGGATTGGTGCAGTTTAATGATTGGTCTGCCAGAGATATTCAGGCTTGGGAATATGTGCCCTTAGGCCCATTTTTAGGAAAGAATTTTGCATCAACCATTTCACCTTGGATTGTAACTTTAGATGCTTTAGAGCCATTTAGAGTGGACAATCCAAAACAAGAAATTGAGCCTCTTCCCTATTTAAAACAAAAAGGTAAAGGCAGTTTTGATATTCATTTGCAAGTAGCTATTAAACCTGAAAATGGTGAAGAAACTGTTGTAAGCAACTCAAACTTCAAGTATATGTATTGGACAATGGCACAACAATTGGCACATCATACTGTAAATGGTTGTCCTGTAGAATCTGGAGATATGATGGGTTCAGGAACAATTTCAGGTCCTACAAAAGATAGTTTTGGTTCTATGCTCGAATTGACTTGGAAAGGTCAAAATCCAATTACGCTAAAAGACGGAACAACCCGAAAATTCATCAATGATCATGATACTGTAATTATGCGTGCACATTGCAAAAACAGCAAAGTTCGTATTGGTTTTGGAGAATGTTCTGGGAAAATATTGCCTGCGAAATAGGCTGTTAGTTCAACGTTTAAAATTTAATATTCTTAAAAAAACCTCACAATTGTGAGGTTTTTTGGTTTTAAAATCCTGAATTTTTTTTTGTAGGACTTAAAGTAGGTTATAATATGTTTTCAAAGTATCAACCTCAACTATTCCATCCCATCAATAAAAATCTTCATTTTTCCACTGCCTTTTATAAATGCAATGATGGCTTTGTCTGTAAGTTCAACTTTTTCAAAATAAAAATCGTCTAAACTGCCATTTATAAAAACGCCTTTCATTGGTGAAAAATTATTCAAATAAGGCAACATGCTTTTCTTAGCTTCGTCTAAATTATCTTGCACAGAATAGCGACAATTTTCTTGAATTTTCTTTAAAATAGTCCCTTGTAGCAACCAATTTGCAGTTTTTGTAAGAATACCTTTGCTGTTGAGCACATAATCTAATTGGTCAAAATAAATTTCTTTTGTAATCGTGTTGTAATTCGGAATTCCTGATAAATACAAAGTTCCATTGACACTTCCTGCCATGTTTAGAGCGAAAATCATTTTTCCGTCTTTGAGCCATAAATCAACTTTTTGGACGGTAATTTTTCTACTTCCTGAAGAGAATTCTTTTCCCTGAAAATTTTTAGTGATGATTCTTGAAGCATTTTCATAGGTAGAAATTGCTGCAATGGATGCATTTGTTTGTGTGGGTATTTTGGCAACAGGTTTGAAAGAAATTGCTGCTTTGTCAATGGATTTTTCAGGTTCTTGACCAACATGCGTTACCATGTTACATTTTAAACCTAGATCCATTACGACTTTGTTTTTTTGTAAAACAGCATCCGTTACATATACTTCAATAGGGACAATTTTAAACCAAGTTTCATATTCAGGACTGGTTTTAATTGGCAAACTCATGGTTTCTAAAACATCTAAAACATAAGGTTTAAAATTGCAAGATTGCGAAATTGCCTCATCAATTTTTTGAGCTATCGTTCCTTTAAAAATAGTCAATGTTGGGTTTATGATATAGGTAATAGGAACTTTTTTTCCTGCAACAAGTACT encodes:
- the rmuC gene encoding DNA recombination protein RmuC, encoding MMNAFFTYTLTALIFGVIGFFIGKLIGKLHFETSKTLLEKEKSSLEERIISEQKNANAKEQEKNVLADAYKKLQEEKEFLLTVKTRQESDLDNLQTKLNEQKVEIEKLQEKFTKEFENLANKILDEKSSKFTLQNKENLETILHPLQEKIKGFEDKVEKTHKESIDYHAALRQQIVGLKELNQQMSKETLNLTKALKGDSKVQGDWGETQLEILLEKANLTKDIHFTTQGGYRDEDGKLKKPDFIINLPNERHLIIDSKVSLTAYERYYSAENEEDKSLYLKNHVESIRKHFKDLSEKKYEKLYDINSPDYVLMFVPIEPAYLLALSKSDSLYLEALDKNIVLVSTSTLLATLSTISSMWRQENQKRNVIEIARQAGALYDQFVNLTEDLIKVGNQLKTVQGTYDVSMKKLTGRGNLISKVENIKQLGATASKSLPQNLLDRALENQ
- the glyA gene encoding serine hydroxymethyltransferase, with protein sequence MQLDHQIFDLIEQENERQLHGLELIASENFVSDQVMRAQGSVLTNKYAEGYPEKRYYGGCEIVDIVEQIAIDRAKELFGASYVNVQPHSGSQANTAVFAACLNPGDKILGFDLSHGGHLTHGSPVNFSGKLYKPSFYGVERETGVLNYDKIQEIAAIEKPKLIIAGASAYSRDMDFKRFREIADSVGAILMADISHPAGLIAKGILNDPIPHCHIVTTTTHKTLRGPRGGMIMVGEDFENTFGDLLKNGTPKKISTLLNSAVFPGNQGGPLEHVIAAKAVAFGEALTDEFLEYQIQVKKNAAKMAAEFVSRGYHLISGGTDNHCMLIDLHNKNISGKDAEIALGKADITVNKNMVPFDDKSPFITSGIRVGTPAVTTRGLKEDDMVKIVDFIDESIQNADNEAALHDIGERVSDMMSARRLFVM
- the fahA gene encoding fumarylacetoacetase, translated to MIITANNPNRKSWLKVEPDSDFPIQNIPFGVFITRDDIITIGSRIGDYAIDLGAFHQLGYFDGIPLTDDMFLQDNLNDFIADGRKTWRLVRNRIAEVFDVKNGILRDNADHKDKIIFRMDEIEMLLPVAIGDYTDFYASKEHATNVGSLFRDPENALLPNWLHIPIGYHGRSSSIVPSGTPIRRPYGQTKPAEGSNTPGFGPTKLLDFELEMAFITTDANVLGERIDIDEAEEYIFGLVQFNDWSARDIQAWEYVPLGPFLGKNFASTISPWIVTLDALEPFRVDNPKQEIEPLPYLKQKGKGSFDIHLQVAIKPENGEETVVSNSNFKYMYWTMAQQLAHHTVNGCPVESGDMMGSGTISGPTKDSFGSMLELTWKGQNPITLKDGTTRKFINDHDTVIMRAHCKNSKVRIGFGECSGKILPAK
- a CDS encoding DUF4403 family protein; the protein is MKIVKNLFLSSITLFLVLMLYNCGSTNKIEALKPYPSNNDPIAYKSTTSTISMPMEITLKEIENQLNKSLNGLIYEDTNAKDDQTEMKIWKTGVIQLTEKNGKIQSVIPLKISVKYTYGAEFMGLTDTREILLSGKITLSSSVKLSNWMMKTNSKIEGIQWNETPSVLVAGKKVPITYIINPTLTIFKGTIAQKIDEAISQSCNFKPYVLDVLETMSLPIKTSPEYETWFKIVPIEVYVTDAVLQKNKVVMDLGLKCNMVTHVGQEPEKSIDKAAISFKPVAKIPTQTNASIAAISTYENASRIITKNFQGKEFSSGSRKITVQKVDLWLKDGKMIFALNMAGSVNGTLYLSGIPNYNTITKEIYFDQLDYVLNSKGILTKTANWLLQGTILKKIQENCRYSVQDNLDEAKKSMLPYLNNFSPMKGVFINGSLDDFYFEKVELTDKAIIAFIKGSGKMKIFIDGME